The following coding sequences are from one Epinephelus moara isolate mb chromosome 7, YSFRI_EMoa_1.0, whole genome shotgun sequence window:
- the tnfsf13b gene encoding tumor necrosis factor ligand superfamily member 13B, which translates to MSPAMAALAGFESGTGPRTGERRLSWPVFLLTLVAVTSSSLSALSLYQLVALRAEVEGLKSEVYRRREEGQEAKHAGQTENMSRRSSQEPLHQPGAQDAFTLTRNRRLVSGSETLVSQPCLQLLANSSRKTFRKEYKSEPHTGIPWQAGLRRGSALEADGDCMLVREEGFYFVYGQVYYIDSTFAMGHVVIRRKRNVVGDEPQSVILFRCIQNMNPVHPYNTCFTGGIVKLEAGDHLELLIPRSTANVSLYGDATFLGAVKLA; encoded by the exons ATGAGCCCCGCGATGGCAGCTTTGGCAGGTTTTGAGTCTGGTACTGGACCAAGGACAGGTGAGAGGAGGCTGTCCTGGCCAGTTTTCCTGCTGACGCTGGTTGctgtcacctcctcctctctttcagcTTTGTCCCTGTACCAACTGGTGGCTCTCAGAGCTGAGGTAGAGGGACTCAAATCAGAGGTGTATCGCAGGAGAGAAGAGGGACAAGAGGCTAAACATGCAGGACAG ACCGAGAACATGAGTAGGAGAAGCAGCCAAGAGCCTCTGCACCAACCTGGGGCTCAAGATGCGTTCACCCTGACAAGGAATAGAAGGTTGGTCTCTGGATCAGAGACATTAG TTTCTCAGCCTTGCCTGCAGTTGTTGGCAAACAGTAGCAGGAAAACCTTCAGGAAAG AATATAAGTCGGAGCCACACACAGGTATCCCCTGGCAGGCTGGGCTGAGGAGAGGCTCTGCCCTGGAGGCAGACGGAGACTGCATGTTGGTCAGAGAGGAGGGCTTCTACTTTGTGTATGGCCAG GTCTACTACATAGACAGCACCTTTGCAATGGGTCACGTGGTGATTCGGAGGAAGAGGAATGTGGTGGGAGACGAGCCTCAGTCTGTGATCTTGTTCCGCTGCATCCAGAATATGAACCCTGTTCACCCGTACAACACCTGCTTCACAGGAG GTATCGTGAAGCTGGAGGCCGGCGACCACTTGGAGCTGCTGATCCCCCGTTCCACAGCCAACGTGTCCCTGTATGGAGACGCCACCTTCCTGGGTGCTGTCAAACTGGCTTAA
- the abhd13 gene encoding protein ABHD13, whose protein sequence is MEKPWRLWGAMERCTLTLASWSWGACRVSLLALILTFHLYGGFFLLALILASVAGILYKFQDVLLYFPDQPSSSRLYVPMPTGIPHENVYIRTKDGVKLNLILLRYTGGDTPPGVTPGNQSSPTSSAPPTILYFHGNAGNIGHRVPNALLMLVNLKANVVLVDYRGYGKSEGEPSEDGLYLDAEATLDYVMTRPDLDKTKVVLFGRSLGGAVAVRLASVNPHRVAAIIVENTFLSIPHMAATLFSFMPMRLLPLWCYRNQFLSYRQVALCRMPSLFVSGLSDQLIPPVMMKQLYELSPARTKRLAIFPEGTHNDTWQCQGYFAALEQFMKDLLKSHAHEESAQPSASVTII, encoded by the coding sequence ATGGAAAAGCCCTGGAGGCTGTGGGGGGCAATGGAGCGTTGTACCCTGACTCTGGCCTCCTGGTCCTGGGGTGCTTGTCGAGTCTCCCTCTTGGCCCTCATCCTCACCTTCCACCTGTACGGAGGATTCTTTCTCTTAGCTCTTATCCTAGCCTCTGTGGCAGGCATCCTCTACAAATTTCAGGATGTGCTCCTCTACTTCCCTGACCAGCCCTCCTCCTCCCGCCTTTATGTTCCAATGCCAACAGGAATCCCACATGAGAATGTGTACATTCGCACCAAGGACGGTGTTAAGCTAAACCTCATCCTGCTGCGCTACACAGGAGGGGACACGCCTCCTGGAGTCACCCCTGGCAATCAAAGCAGCCCCACTTCCTCTGCTCCACCTACTATCCTTTATTTCCATGGTAATGCAGGTAATATTGGTCACAGGGTGCCAAACGCCCTGCTTATGCTTGTCAATCTGAAAGCCAACGTGGTGCTGGTGGACTACCGCGGCTACGGAAAGAGTGAGGGTGAGCCCAGTGAGGATGGGCTGTACCTGGATGCCGAGGCCACACTGGACTATGTCATGACCCGTCCTGATCTGGACAAGACGAAGGTGGTGCTGTTTGGACGCTCACTCGGGGGTGCTGTGGCTGTGCGCTTGGCGTCGGTTAATCCTCACCGTGTGGCAGCCATTATTGTGGAAAACACCTTCCTCAGCATCCCCCACATGGCAGCCACACTCTTCTCCTTCATGCCCATGCGCCTGCTGCCCTTGTGGTGCTACAGGAATCAGTTCCTGTCCTACCGACAGGTGGCGCTGTGCCGCATGCCCTCGCTGTTTGTGTCTGGTCTGTCGGACCAGCTCATCCCACCAGTCATGATGAAACAACTGTATGAGCTGTCTCCTGCACGGACTAAACGTCTGGCTATCTTTCCTGAGGGCACACACAACGACACATGGCAGTGTCAGGGCTACTTCGCTGCTCTGGAGCAGTTCATGAAAGACCTACTGAAGAGCCACGCCCACGAGGAGAGTGCTCAGCCCTCAGCTAGTGTCACCATTATCTGA